A single window of Carassius auratus strain Wakin chromosome 9, ASM336829v1, whole genome shotgun sequence DNA harbors:
- the LOC113109182 gene encoding uncharacterized protein LOC113109182 isoform X1 — protein MSDHSNFEQVLDELDELVEHSELNYELQSLDDFINKMSGEQEAAPSTSHQPVRWLKRDSDGNVVYDRPRSSRNQMASHSYSRKAGAHPRMLDSYCPPDTVETFLEELNHSQGDDLDDQETAPAPPRASSDWSTRKSLLSERWEKERACLVNTMVAQQNVTTQICQQCGISPAAVRCRDCRPQPFFCADCDVSIHRNHVFHNRDATIAGFFQPLPPTTCVVERALSQCVCIVLLEMPKKICSCSPGSLSVNTGKVVAVVTMNGRYDLSMPEMKCEACKTTWSPGVDDLVRNDYWPATLHFSTVDSTDVFYSYEELKMAAPGLSCQAFLRMLDQRTLRFGRIGKIKADSFRKSFLEWEAVRFEVDKICREEHFVCPACTPDMLAVSVDGNRKHYRFKNAARSEEKALFDGIFIAKDDEVERFVDYIHSTTNHVSGRGVCGGKWSAARETSQKSSSKIDEEGLELAVCRHGVFLTALNMFRGEIYAYPLYLQNKLANTPISFFAMDVTCKYWPYLNKVTKSCPELQHLLSMKPFLSVFHAKAHDFKCEVKWSGAYQQGAGLTLGEEVEQCNAFLSRIAVTTKHMSKAGRTDKLTLMAMRWNQQKFNNLATSLACRYQKATKRLESQLQDLESMRIQLAVTQVEVEGWVTDIKEWAEATTSQKNADLDAVINRIEVLVASIKRRSQRLYKDTDGSKGRARIRRKIREEKAILSSVVEKYNSMVPDTERIAFDIILSDETVWPWQLSHGDAVDLKTKRKAFDVVMAVRRLEEEKKIVLSEMAKHWKSLSTRADTLKEMSCQLSSEALKSELWDLNEEGIKGFLSLTLRKKQEVTRMMKHARDCYAKVLTGTSMDFQNDWDGYDSDSELSDEFDELSSEK, from the exons ATGAGTGACCATTCCAATTTCGAACAGGTCCTTGATGAGCTTGATGAGCTTGTTGAACATTCTGAATTAAATTATGAACTCCAGAGCTTGGATGATTTCATTAATAAGATGTCGGGAGAACAGGAGGCAGCACCATCCACCAGCCATCAACCTGTCAGGTGGTTGAAGAGAGACAGTGATGGAAATGTTGTCTATGACAGACCAAGGTCATCCCGAAACCAAATGG CTAGTCACAGCTACAGTCGTAAGGCTGGTGCTCATCCTAGAATGTTGGACAGCTACTGTCCTCCTGACACTGTTG AGACTTTCCTTGAAGAGCTAAACCACTCACAGGGTGATGACTTGGATGATCAGGAAACGGCACCAGCACCACCACGGGCCTCTTCAGACTGGTCTACTCGAAAAAGTCTCCTCTCAGAGAGGTGGGAGAAAGAAAGAGCCTGTCTGGTGAATACCATGGTAGCACAACAAAATGTGACAACTCAGATCTGCCAACAATGTGGCATCAGTCCAGCTGCTGTCCGTTGTCGTGACTGCAGACCACAACCATTTTTCTGTGCTGATTGTGATGTCAGTATACACCGAAACCACGTATTCCACAACAGGGATGCAACAATAGCTGGATTCTTTCAGCCATTGCCTCCAACAACCTGTGTCGTGGAGAGGGCTCTTTCCCAGTGTG TGTGTATTGTGCTGTTGGAGATGCCCAAAAAAATATGTAGTTGTTCTCCAGGATCGTTGAGTGTCAACACAGGAAAAGTTGTTGCTGTGGTTACAATGAATG GACGATATGATCTCAGTATGCCTGAGATGAAATGCGAGGCATGCAAAACCACATGGAGCCCTGGAGTGGATGACTTAGTCCGTAATGACTACTGGCCTGCTACCCTTCACTTTTCCACAGTGGACTCTacagatgtgttttattcatatgaAGAGTTGAAGATGGCAGCACCAGGACTGTCATGCCAAGCATTTTTAAGAATGCTTGATCAACGAACTCTCCGCTTTGGCCGT ATTGGGAAGATCAAAGCAGACAGCTTCAGAAAAAGTTTTTTGGAGTGGGAGGCTGTTAGATTTGAGGTGGATAAGATCTGCAGGGAGGAGCATTTTGTCTGCCCTGCATGCACCCCAGACATGCTTGCTGTTTCTGTGGATGGAAATCGCAAGCACTACCGCTTTAAGAATGCAGCAAG ATCTGAAGAAAAAGCCTTATTTGATGGCATCTTCATTGCAAAAGATGATGAAGTAGAGAGATTTGTGGATTACATTCATTCTACCACCAACCAT GTCTCTGGAAGAGGTGTCTGTGGAGGGAAGTGGTCAGCTGCAAGGGAAACGTCTCAGAAATCCTCAAGTAAAATTGATGAGGAGGGACTTGAGCTTGCAGTCTGTCGACATGGAGTTTTTCTCACCGCTCTCAACATGTTCAGGGGAGAAATATATGCTTATCCCCTCTACCTGCAGAACAAGCTGGCAAATACGCCAATAAGCTTTTTTGCCATGGATGTAACCTGCAAGTACTGGCCTTACCTCAACAAAGTCACAAAAAGCTGCCCGGAGCTCCAGCACCTTCTGAGCATGAAACCATTCCTCTCAGTGTTTCATGCCAAAGCCCATGATTTTAAATGCGAG GTTAAATGGAGTGGAGCTTACCAGCAAGGGGCCGGATTGACACTTGGCGAGGAGGTTGAGCAGTGTAACGCCTTCCTCTCTAGGATTGCTGTGACCACGAAGCACATGTCCAAAGCAG gacGTACTGACAAGCTTACATTGATGGCCATGCGCTGGAATCAGCAAAAGTTTAATAACTTGGCTACTTCACTTGCCTGCCGATATCAGAAG gCCACAAAACGTCTGGAAAGCCAACTTCAGGACCTGGAAAGCATGAGAATCCAGCTGGCAGTGACACAGGTTGAAGTTGAGGGCTGGGTCACTGATATTAAGGAGTGGGCAGAAG caaCAACATCCCAAAAGAATGCCGATCTTGACGCAGTGATCAATAGAATAGAGGTGCTGGTGGCCAGCATTAAAAGAAGGTCCCAGCGCCTTTACAAAGACACCGATGGCAGCAAAGGTCGGGCCCGGATCCGGCGCAAAATCAGAGAGGAGAAGGCCATTCTTAGCTCTGTTGTTGAAAAATACAACAGTATGGTTCCAGATACAGAAAGAATCGCCTTTGACATCATTCTCTCTGACGAGACAGTTTGGCCATGGCAACTTTCACATGGTG ACGCTGTAGATTTGAAAACCAAGAGGAAGGCGTTTGATGTTGTGATGGCTGTCAGGAGActtgaggaggagaagaagattGTTCTTTCTGAGATGGCAAAGCATTGGAAATCTCTCTCCACTCGTGCAGACACACTCAAGGAGATGTCATGCCAGCTTTCCAGTGAGGCATTGAAAA GTGAGCTGTGGGATCTAAATGAAGAAGGGATCAAGGGTTTCCTCAGCTTAACTTTGAGAAAGAAGCAAGAAGTCACCAGAATGATGAAGCATGCAAGAGACTGTTATGCTAAAGTTTTGACTGGAACAAGTATGGACTTCCAGAATGATTGGGATGGATACGACAGTGACTCTGAATTGTCAGATGAGTTTGATGAGCTCTCAAGTGAGAAATGA
- the LOC113109182 gene encoding uncharacterized protein LOC113109182 isoform X2 has protein sequence MSDHSNFEQVLDELDELVEHSELNYELQSLDDFINKMSGEQEAAPSTSHQPVRWLKRDSDGNVVYDRPRSSRNQMASHSYSRKAGAHPRMLDSYCPPDTVETFLEELNHSQGDDLDDQETAPAPPRASSDWSTRKSLLSERWEKERACLVNTMVAQQNVTTQICQQCGISPAAVRCRDCRPQPFFCADCDVSIHRNHVFHNRDATIAGFFQPLPPTTCVVERALSQCVCIVLLEMPKKICSCSPGSLSVNTGKVVAVVTMNGRYDLSMPEMKCEACKTTWSPGVDDLVRNDYWPATLHFSTVDSTDVFYSYEELKMAAPGLSCQAFLRMLDQRTLRFGRIGKIKADSFRKSFLEWEAVRFEVDKICREEHFVCPACTPDMLAVSVDGNRKHYRFKNAARSEEKALFDGIFIAKDDEVERFVDYIHSTTNHVSGRGVCGGKWSAARETSQKSSSKIDEEGLELAVCRHGVFLTALNMFRGEIYAYPLYLQNKLANTPISFFAMDVTCKYWPYLNKVTKSCPELQHLLSMKPFLSVFHAKAHDFKCEVKWSGAYQQGAGLTLGEEVEQCNAFLSRIAVTTKHMSKAGRTDKLTLMAMRWNQQKFNNLATSLACRYQKATKRLESQLQDLESMRIQLAVTQVEVEGWVTDIKEWAEATTSQKNADLDAVINRIEVLVASIKRRSQRLYKDTDGSKGRARIRRKIREEKAILSSVVEKYNSMVPDTERIAFDIILSDETVWPWQLSHGDAVDLKTKRKAFDVVMAVRRLEEEKKIVLSEMAKHWKSLSTRADTLKEMSCQLSSELWDLNEEGIKGFLSLTLRKKQEVTRMMKHARDCYAKVLTGTSMDFQNDWDGYDSDSELSDEFDELSSEK, from the exons ATGAGTGACCATTCCAATTTCGAACAGGTCCTTGATGAGCTTGATGAGCTTGTTGAACATTCTGAATTAAATTATGAACTCCAGAGCTTGGATGATTTCATTAATAAGATGTCGGGAGAACAGGAGGCAGCACCATCCACCAGCCATCAACCTGTCAGGTGGTTGAAGAGAGACAGTGATGGAAATGTTGTCTATGACAGACCAAGGTCATCCCGAAACCAAATGG CTAGTCACAGCTACAGTCGTAAGGCTGGTGCTCATCCTAGAATGTTGGACAGCTACTGTCCTCCTGACACTGTTG AGACTTTCCTTGAAGAGCTAAACCACTCACAGGGTGATGACTTGGATGATCAGGAAACGGCACCAGCACCACCACGGGCCTCTTCAGACTGGTCTACTCGAAAAAGTCTCCTCTCAGAGAGGTGGGAGAAAGAAAGAGCCTGTCTGGTGAATACCATGGTAGCACAACAAAATGTGACAACTCAGATCTGCCAACAATGTGGCATCAGTCCAGCTGCTGTCCGTTGTCGTGACTGCAGACCACAACCATTTTTCTGTGCTGATTGTGATGTCAGTATACACCGAAACCACGTATTCCACAACAGGGATGCAACAATAGCTGGATTCTTTCAGCCATTGCCTCCAACAACCTGTGTCGTGGAGAGGGCTCTTTCCCAGTGTG TGTGTATTGTGCTGTTGGAGATGCCCAAAAAAATATGTAGTTGTTCTCCAGGATCGTTGAGTGTCAACACAGGAAAAGTTGTTGCTGTGGTTACAATGAATG GACGATATGATCTCAGTATGCCTGAGATGAAATGCGAGGCATGCAAAACCACATGGAGCCCTGGAGTGGATGACTTAGTCCGTAATGACTACTGGCCTGCTACCCTTCACTTTTCCACAGTGGACTCTacagatgtgttttattcatatgaAGAGTTGAAGATGGCAGCACCAGGACTGTCATGCCAAGCATTTTTAAGAATGCTTGATCAACGAACTCTCCGCTTTGGCCGT ATTGGGAAGATCAAAGCAGACAGCTTCAGAAAAAGTTTTTTGGAGTGGGAGGCTGTTAGATTTGAGGTGGATAAGATCTGCAGGGAGGAGCATTTTGTCTGCCCTGCATGCACCCCAGACATGCTTGCTGTTTCTGTGGATGGAAATCGCAAGCACTACCGCTTTAAGAATGCAGCAAG ATCTGAAGAAAAAGCCTTATTTGATGGCATCTTCATTGCAAAAGATGATGAAGTAGAGAGATTTGTGGATTACATTCATTCTACCACCAACCAT GTCTCTGGAAGAGGTGTCTGTGGAGGGAAGTGGTCAGCTGCAAGGGAAACGTCTCAGAAATCCTCAAGTAAAATTGATGAGGAGGGACTTGAGCTTGCAGTCTGTCGACATGGAGTTTTTCTCACCGCTCTCAACATGTTCAGGGGAGAAATATATGCTTATCCCCTCTACCTGCAGAACAAGCTGGCAAATACGCCAATAAGCTTTTTTGCCATGGATGTAACCTGCAAGTACTGGCCTTACCTCAACAAAGTCACAAAAAGCTGCCCGGAGCTCCAGCACCTTCTGAGCATGAAACCATTCCTCTCAGTGTTTCATGCCAAAGCCCATGATTTTAAATGCGAG GTTAAATGGAGTGGAGCTTACCAGCAAGGGGCCGGATTGACACTTGGCGAGGAGGTTGAGCAGTGTAACGCCTTCCTCTCTAGGATTGCTGTGACCACGAAGCACATGTCCAAAGCAG gacGTACTGACAAGCTTACATTGATGGCCATGCGCTGGAATCAGCAAAAGTTTAATAACTTGGCTACTTCACTTGCCTGCCGATATCAGAAG gCCACAAAACGTCTGGAAAGCCAACTTCAGGACCTGGAAAGCATGAGAATCCAGCTGGCAGTGACACAGGTTGAAGTTGAGGGCTGGGTCACTGATATTAAGGAGTGGGCAGAAG caaCAACATCCCAAAAGAATGCCGATCTTGACGCAGTGATCAATAGAATAGAGGTGCTGGTGGCCAGCATTAAAAGAAGGTCCCAGCGCCTTTACAAAGACACCGATGGCAGCAAAGGTCGGGCCCGGATCCGGCGCAAAATCAGAGAGGAGAAGGCCATTCTTAGCTCTGTTGTTGAAAAATACAACAGTATGGTTCCAGATACAGAAAGAATCGCCTTTGACATCATTCTCTCTGACGAGACAGTTTGGCCATGGCAACTTTCACATGGTG ACGCTGTAGATTTGAAAACCAAGAGGAAGGCGTTTGATGTTGTGATGGCTGTCAGGAGActtgaggaggagaagaagattGTTCTTTCTGAGATGGCAAAGCATTGGAAATCTCTCTCCACTCGTGCAGACACACTCAAGGAGATGTCATGCCAGCTTTCCA GTGAGCTGTGGGATCTAAATGAAGAAGGGATCAAGGGTTTCCTCAGCTTAACTTTGAGAAAGAAGCAAGAAGTCACCAGAATGATGAAGCATGCAAGAGACTGTTATGCTAAAGTTTTGACTGGAACAAGTATGGACTTCCAGAATGATTGGGATGGATACGACAGTGACTCTGAATTGTCAGATGAGTTTGATGAGCTCTCAAGTGAGAAATGA
- the LOC113109182 gene encoding uncharacterized protein LOC113109182 isoform X3 produces MSGEQEAAPSTSHQPVRWLKRDSDGNVVYDRPRSSRNQMASHSYSRKAGAHPRMLDSYCPPDTVETFLEELNHSQGDDLDDQETAPAPPRASSDWSTRKSLLSERWEKERACLVNTMVAQQNVTTQICQQCGISPAAVRCRDCRPQPFFCADCDVSIHRNHVFHNRDATIAGFFQPLPPTTCVVERALSQCVCIVLLEMPKKICSCSPGSLSVNTGKVVAVVTMNGRYDLSMPEMKCEACKTTWSPGVDDLVRNDYWPATLHFSTVDSTDVFYSYEELKMAAPGLSCQAFLRMLDQRTLRFGRIGKIKADSFRKSFLEWEAVRFEVDKICREEHFVCPACTPDMLAVSVDGNRKHYRFKNAARSEEKALFDGIFIAKDDEVERFVDYIHSTTNHVSGRGVCGGKWSAARETSQKSSSKIDEEGLELAVCRHGVFLTALNMFRGEIYAYPLYLQNKLANTPISFFAMDVTCKYWPYLNKVTKSCPELQHLLSMKPFLSVFHAKAHDFKCEVKWSGAYQQGAGLTLGEEVEQCNAFLSRIAVTTKHMSKAGRTDKLTLMAMRWNQQKFNNLATSLACRYQKATKRLESQLQDLESMRIQLAVTQVEVEGWVTDIKEWAEATTSQKNADLDAVINRIEVLVASIKRRSQRLYKDTDGSKGRARIRRKIREEKAILSSVVEKYNSMVPDTERIAFDIILSDETVWPWQLSHGDAVDLKTKRKAFDVVMAVRRLEEEKKIVLSEMAKHWKSLSTRADTLKEMSCQLSSEALKSELWDLNEEGIKGFLSLTLRKKQEVTRMMKHARDCYAKVLTGTSMDFQNDWDGYDSDSELSDEFDELSSEK; encoded by the exons ATGTCGGGAGAACAGGAGGCAGCACCATCCACCAGCCATCAACCTGTCAGGTGGTTGAAGAGAGACAGTGATGGAAATGTTGTCTATGACAGACCAAGGTCATCCCGAAACCAAATGG CTAGTCACAGCTACAGTCGTAAGGCTGGTGCTCATCCTAGAATGTTGGACAGCTACTGTCCTCCTGACACTGTTG AGACTTTCCTTGAAGAGCTAAACCACTCACAGGGTGATGACTTGGATGATCAGGAAACGGCACCAGCACCACCACGGGCCTCTTCAGACTGGTCTACTCGAAAAAGTCTCCTCTCAGAGAGGTGGGAGAAAGAAAGAGCCTGTCTGGTGAATACCATGGTAGCACAACAAAATGTGACAACTCAGATCTGCCAACAATGTGGCATCAGTCCAGCTGCTGTCCGTTGTCGTGACTGCAGACCACAACCATTTTTCTGTGCTGATTGTGATGTCAGTATACACCGAAACCACGTATTCCACAACAGGGATGCAACAATAGCTGGATTCTTTCAGCCATTGCCTCCAACAACCTGTGTCGTGGAGAGGGCTCTTTCCCAGTGTG TGTGTATTGTGCTGTTGGAGATGCCCAAAAAAATATGTAGTTGTTCTCCAGGATCGTTGAGTGTCAACACAGGAAAAGTTGTTGCTGTGGTTACAATGAATG GACGATATGATCTCAGTATGCCTGAGATGAAATGCGAGGCATGCAAAACCACATGGAGCCCTGGAGTGGATGACTTAGTCCGTAATGACTACTGGCCTGCTACCCTTCACTTTTCCACAGTGGACTCTacagatgtgttttattcatatgaAGAGTTGAAGATGGCAGCACCAGGACTGTCATGCCAAGCATTTTTAAGAATGCTTGATCAACGAACTCTCCGCTTTGGCCGT ATTGGGAAGATCAAAGCAGACAGCTTCAGAAAAAGTTTTTTGGAGTGGGAGGCTGTTAGATTTGAGGTGGATAAGATCTGCAGGGAGGAGCATTTTGTCTGCCCTGCATGCACCCCAGACATGCTTGCTGTTTCTGTGGATGGAAATCGCAAGCACTACCGCTTTAAGAATGCAGCAAG ATCTGAAGAAAAAGCCTTATTTGATGGCATCTTCATTGCAAAAGATGATGAAGTAGAGAGATTTGTGGATTACATTCATTCTACCACCAACCAT GTCTCTGGAAGAGGTGTCTGTGGAGGGAAGTGGTCAGCTGCAAGGGAAACGTCTCAGAAATCCTCAAGTAAAATTGATGAGGAGGGACTTGAGCTTGCAGTCTGTCGACATGGAGTTTTTCTCACCGCTCTCAACATGTTCAGGGGAGAAATATATGCTTATCCCCTCTACCTGCAGAACAAGCTGGCAAATACGCCAATAAGCTTTTTTGCCATGGATGTAACCTGCAAGTACTGGCCTTACCTCAACAAAGTCACAAAAAGCTGCCCGGAGCTCCAGCACCTTCTGAGCATGAAACCATTCCTCTCAGTGTTTCATGCCAAAGCCCATGATTTTAAATGCGAG GTTAAATGGAGTGGAGCTTACCAGCAAGGGGCCGGATTGACACTTGGCGAGGAGGTTGAGCAGTGTAACGCCTTCCTCTCTAGGATTGCTGTGACCACGAAGCACATGTCCAAAGCAG gacGTACTGACAAGCTTACATTGATGGCCATGCGCTGGAATCAGCAAAAGTTTAATAACTTGGCTACTTCACTTGCCTGCCGATATCAGAAG gCCACAAAACGTCTGGAAAGCCAACTTCAGGACCTGGAAAGCATGAGAATCCAGCTGGCAGTGACACAGGTTGAAGTTGAGGGCTGGGTCACTGATATTAAGGAGTGGGCAGAAG caaCAACATCCCAAAAGAATGCCGATCTTGACGCAGTGATCAATAGAATAGAGGTGCTGGTGGCCAGCATTAAAAGAAGGTCCCAGCGCCTTTACAAAGACACCGATGGCAGCAAAGGTCGGGCCCGGATCCGGCGCAAAATCAGAGAGGAGAAGGCCATTCTTAGCTCTGTTGTTGAAAAATACAACAGTATGGTTCCAGATACAGAAAGAATCGCCTTTGACATCATTCTCTCTGACGAGACAGTTTGGCCATGGCAACTTTCACATGGTG ACGCTGTAGATTTGAAAACCAAGAGGAAGGCGTTTGATGTTGTGATGGCTGTCAGGAGActtgaggaggagaagaagattGTTCTTTCTGAGATGGCAAAGCATTGGAAATCTCTCTCCACTCGTGCAGACACACTCAAGGAGATGTCATGCCAGCTTTCCAGTGAGGCATTGAAAA GTGAGCTGTGGGATCTAAATGAAGAAGGGATCAAGGGTTTCCTCAGCTTAACTTTGAGAAAGAAGCAAGAAGTCACCAGAATGATGAAGCATGCAAGAGACTGTTATGCTAAAGTTTTGACTGGAACAAGTATGGACTTCCAGAATGATTGGGATGGATACGACAGTGACTCTGAATTGTCAGATGAGTTTGATGAGCTCTCAAGTGAGAAATGA